A genomic region of Cydia splendana chromosome 17, ilCydSple1.2, whole genome shotgun sequence contains the following coding sequences:
- the LOC134798905 gene encoding monocarboxylate transporter 9-like has translation MVDDHESSKDNGNPVEKNMDAIVAAAGLDEKKDLDKINSIKSNGHDLAAQYTKADGDESPVDRVKFVGIGDDDSICSDESSEEDTLPPIPDGGWGWVVVISAFLVSACADGLAFSFGLLHEEFTSYFETTQSKTSLIGSLFIATPLLAGPIMSALVDRYGCRIMTMLAGVLSTVGFLLASLSNSVEVLCLTFGFLSGLAMGILYVTAVVSVAFWFDKRRNLAVSLASCGIGFGTLLYSPMTNYFLYLYDWRNTIVLLAGTLLNMCVCGALMRNPEWLEIKMKRERKERKLSRSKSGRSSSNSSAGSTGGESVFLNAEEIRDLLKSGKSPEYILSTLATTIAEAEQLEATTQMNADQGFQRRMHSAIHLPTFVQQNEKVPAEVIEKLMTNKRLYNIILQNYPDVLMRRKSEVNIAIPTEAKNEPAQLPVTIKVKKSKHESETKKSEEKINEENKAEEKVGSSSALTASNIKLLQDKSKHKPHTHHTHASHNMPQTNWFSRQISTDHHYLREMYLTRNTMMHRGAMLNIPRYKLRASSLPDIYRNSMWSLASESDDEMMWYDRFFETMRSMFDFRMFTEFHFLMFNLASLILSVWFIVPYFFLKSYMTDSGVEGGAVMISIIGVASSIGIVFLGWAGDQPWINVTKTYAICLIICGLSVAAYPPFIKNYWALTVISAIFGLSFASSYSYTPAILMELMPIDHFTVAYGLILLSQGIGHLVGPPIGGMLFDVTGTWDLTFYIGGLWLVISGVCVGVIAYTKDLRMCGSAPLLKEAEEKSESGIDV, from the exons ATGGTAGATGATCATGAGTCGAGTAAAGATAATGGAAACCCAGTAGAAAAGAACATGGACGCAATCGTAGCTGCTGCAGGCTTGGACGAGAAGAAAGATCTCGACAAAATAAACTCAATCAAATCAAACGGACATGACTTAGCTGCTCAATACACTAAAGCTGATGGTGATGAGTCACCAGTTGATCGGGTAAAATTTGTAGGAATAGGAGATGATGATAGCATCTGTTCCGATGAGTCAAGTGAAGAAGACACGCTCCCACCAATACCAGATGGTGGATGGGGCTGGGTAGTTGTAATCTCTGCGTTTCTAGTCTCTGCCTGTGCCGATGGCTTAGCATTTTCTTTCGGATTACTTCACGAAGAATTTACTTCGTACTTCGAAACCACGCAATCAAAGACATCTTTGATTGGAAGCTTGTTCATAGCTACTCCTTTGTTAGCTGGACCAATTATGAGCGCTTTAGTGGACCGATATGGCTGCAGAATAATGACTATGCTGGCTGGAGTCCTTTCAACGGTTGGATTCCTTCTGGCTTCATTGAGCAATTCTGTTGAAGTACTCTGTCTAACTTTCGGTTTTCTGAGTGGATTAGCTATGGGCATTTTATACGTAACTGCTGTCGTATCAGTAGCGTTCTGGTTCGACAAACGAAGAAACTTGGCGGTATCTTTAGCTTCGTGCGGGATAGGTTTCGGCACATTGTTATACTCACCGATGACGaattattttctatatttataTGATTGGAGGAATACTATAGTGTTACTAGCTGGTACTTTGTTAAATATGTGTGTTTGCGGAGCTCTGATGAGGAATCCTGAATGGTTGGAGATTAAAATGAAGCGTGAGAGGAAGGAGAGGAAGTTATCAAGGTCAAAGTCTGGGAGATCGTCCAGTAATAGCTCTGCTGGCTCTACCGGAGGAGAGTCGGTGTTCTTAAATGCTGAAGAGATTAGAGACTTACTGAAGAGTGGAAAGAGCCCCGAGTACATATTATCCACCTTGGCTACGACTATAGCAGAGGCTGAACAGCTAGAAGCTACTACTCAGATGAACGCAGATCAAGGATTTCAAAGAAGAATGCATTCAGCGATTCATCTACCTACATTTGTACAGCAAAACGAAAAGGTGCCAGCGGAAGTAATTGAAAAACTCATGACCAATAAGCGTCTGTATAACATAATACTCCAAAACTATCCAGATGTATTGATGAGAAGAAAATCTGAAGTCAATATTGCCATACCGACCGAAGCTAAAAACGAACCAGCTCAACTACCAGTAACTATCAAAGTTAAGAAATCTAAGCATGAATCGGAAACTAAGAAATCTGAAGAGAAAATTAATGAAGAAAATAAGGCTGAAGAAAAAGTGGGATCAAGTAGCGCTCTAACAGCGagtaatattaaattattgcaGGATAAGTCTAAGCACAAACCTCATACTCACCATACGCATGCGTCACACAATATGCCGCAAACTAACTGGTTTTCGAGGCAAATATCCACGGATCATCATTATCTAAGAGAAATGTATCTGACCAGAAATACGATGATGCATAGAGGAGCCATGCTCAATATACCGAGGTACAAGCTTCGGGCCTCTTCGCTTCCTGATATTTATCGGAACTCGATGTGGTCTCTTGCGTCTGAATCGGACGATGAAATG ATGTGGTATGACCGCTTCTTCGAGACCATGAGGTCCATGTTCGACTTCCGAATGTTCACCGAGTTCCACTTCCTGATGTTTAACCTGGCCTCCCTCATCCTCTCCGTGTGGTTCATCGTGCCGTACTTCTTCCTCAAGTCCTATATGACGGATAGCGGCGTTGAGGGCGGTGCTGTGATGATTAGCATCATTGGAGTCGCTAGCAGCATTGGAATT GTCTTCCTCGGCTGGGCCGGCGATCAACCCTGGATCAACGTGACCAAGACCTACGCGATCTGCCTCATCATCTGCGGTCTCTCCGTCGCGGCCTACCCTCCCTTCATCAAGAACTACTGGGCCCTGACGGTCATCTCGGCGATCTTCGGGCTGTCGTTCGCCAGCTCCTACTCTTACACGCCCGCCATACTGATGGAGCTGATGCCGATCGATCATTTCACTGTGGCTTATGGGTTGATTCTGTTGAGTCAGGGAATTGGACATCTTGTGGGGCCGCCTATTGGAG GAATGCTCTTCGACGTGACCGGAACCTGGGACCTGACGTTCTACATTGGCGGCCTGTGGTTGGTCATCTCCGGTGTGTGCGTAGGCGTGATCGCGTACACGAAGGACCTGCGTATGTGTGGGAGCGCCCCGCTGCTGAAGGAGGCTGAGGAGAAGAGCGAGAGCGGTATTGATGTGTAA